The following coding sequences are from one Pseudopipra pipra isolate bDixPip1 chromosome 16, bDixPip1.hap1, whole genome shotgun sequence window:
- the PALB2 gene encoding partner and localizer of BRCA2 isoform X5 has protein sequence MEEPRAAAALSGADREKLREKLALLRREYSETVIRLRRARRAERARSHGRRERSPPGGRSLLPSSPGLQCSDPDCSKENASPSADRDGLPQLQTKTCSDVDMEEATSVTFKHIPEFSNDEVNTQDSSWAESVQASQENLCCGIIRPVLEEKTSQTSRGMMKLRRRTKALESREGKSVHDGHVISTDETVKSQTASAEELQSPVFRHSTLLHTEEHPERSCRPALVKGEGSSFTPDAASGAVQEVFEGSVTAGEPELSPHVVRDSSDIWQLKCPRAVTIPGSHEPCSQEGDSLLLDTRGDGEEECPSVIKQLDSESLHEDQGELCGLLNLVSENEVLPEDGNNTVTKESKSHEGDKSDGDTLNPCPADRALGSAQELLENQQLENQSRLFPPKEATAPEGTLSSCTVVEGLLFPVEYYVRTTRRMANCQRKVDLDAVILSQLGRSKKGQRSKCKQKDANSDQPSQERAKADLESGVMPFPFLGAEEDPANSSSSEKSLPVSSSSSSTSLGSISQKSIISTRQEQSRSQRKQKGRRRSACKAPVGPVSQELIESVDLIMARESSALLSSESQSEKKNCDANLEKSSSDESKLSGAAALGSGETGVTEAAQPAGPDPPQGGSQVPGKCLLEQVQNPLQSSDAVRPGNKTFARHVGDLEANSPVCQADKHPVASVKSRRGAGGAEPLPGISVPLRRSLRCSARHSARQGSADDSSRGHSCPTGSEGPAALGLPAADPGTRRSLFSFRSPQWLVPRLGIRDFHLPNEEFGVLKLEKLKSSPVNDLEDFVPSVSGDGVAPQDTPSAQMNPEEKSLRSNLISPSKTRLPELPCVESPASKKDLSTHELLFTPMETVLAGAPTQRESQISSSVFPAVGATPAVLPAVHSEVFPGTPSVPTSQGTLPSSRGAAQLLGDGAHKDPAMPLLPDSCGSGAATNEEEQGTMFALADERGPENKSDQAVALGEHQQSESKEQGSCRASPEQKNDGAEQLTPVLPDGPKEENLQLVSELKDSSGSCAVDVSTVWWEAAGCRELRVVTASESSVSLWEPLAPNHWGKVCTWQLGEIPVIQIVPLPDTCNLVCVALGELEIGEIRTLLYSSETDLFRHSLVKSGNIKAVVGLKDQRLVSSSRTLQEQQVEMVWLSGTGGSKDRQTLMPPEETVTAFAEVEGMREALVGTTAANSIVVWNLKTGQLLRKMHVGYSYPASICHRAYSDSGLLFVVLSHPHAKESESCGNPAFRVVAFNPRTGRSRGVMFSSPPPSPAGRYLEGDVWDTAGAAVLTSGAVAVWDLLRGQCTAVLPPGPAGRWALARWATAGAGLLAGQHDGTVRLYRYRQPQPGAA, from the exons ATGGAGGAgccgcgggcagcggcggccctGAGCGGCGCCGACAGGGAGAAG CTGCGGGAGAAGCTGGCGCTGCTGAGGCGGGAGTACAGCGAGACCGTCATCCGGCTGCGG CGGGCGCGGCGAGCCGAGCGAGCCAGGAGCCACGgccggcgggagcggagccCCCCAGGTGGGAG ATCTCTGCTTCCTTCCTCACCAGGTCTCCAGTGCTCTGATCCTGACT GTTCTAAAGAAAATGCATCTCCTAGTGCTGACAGAGATGGACTCCCTCAGTTACAGACTAAAACCTGCTCTGATGTTGACATGGAGGAGGCAACATCTGTCACATTCAAACACATTCCAGAGTTCTCCAATGATGAGGTTAACACACAGGACAGCTCATGGGCAGAAAGTGTTCAGGCCAGCCAGGAAAACCTGTGCTGTGGGATAATTAGGCCTGTCCTTGAGGAGAAAACATCCCAGACCTCCAGAGGCATGATGAAGCTGAGGAGACGGACAAAGGCTCTGGAATCAAGGGAAGGGAAATCAGTGCACGATGGGCATGTAATCAGCACTGATGAAACAGTGAAAAGTCAAACTGCCAGTGCAGAAGAGCTTCAGTCACCCGTGTTCAGGCACAGCACCCTCTTGCACACTGAGGAACATCCTGAAAGGTCATGCAGGCCAGCTCTTGTgaagggagaaggaagcagTTTCACTCCTGATGCTGCCTCAGGAGCTGTACAGGAGGTGTTCGAGGGcagtgtcactgcaggagagcCTGAGCTGTCCCCACATGTGgtcagggacagcagtgacatctgGCAGCTCAAGTGCCCAAGGGCTGTGACCATACCTGGCAGCCATGAGCCATGTTCACAGGAGGGAGACTCTCTTTTACTTGACACCAGAGGTGATGGAGAAGAAGAATGCCCCAGTGTAATAAAACAACTGGACAGTGAGAGTTTGCATGAAGATCAGGGAGAATTATGTGGGCTCCTGAATTTAGTGTCAGAAAATGAAGTATTGCCTGAGGACGGAAATAACACTGTAACCAAGGAGAGCAAAAGCCATGAAGGAGATAAAAGTGACGGGGATACCTTAAATCCCTGTCCTGCAGATCGTGCTCTGGGCAGTGCTCAAGAACTGTTGGAGAATCAACAGCTTGAAAATCAGTCAAGACTTTTTCCTCCCAAGGAGGCGACGGCTCCCGAGGGCACGCTGAGCTCTTGCACAGTGGTGGAAGGGCTGCTCTTCCCTGTCGAGTACTACGTCAGGACAACTCGCCGCATGGCCAACTGCCAGAGGAAGGTGGACCTGGATGCTGTAATCCTCAgccagctgggcaggagcaAGAAAGGTCAACGGAGTAAGTGCAAGCAGAAAGATGCAAACTCAGATCAGCCCTCCCAGGAGAGAGCTAAGGCTGATTTAGAGTCAGGGGTCATGCCGTTCCCTTTTCTTGGGGCAGAAGAGGATCCAGCAAACTCAAGTAGTTCTGAGAAATCTCTTCCTgtgtccagcagcagcagcagcacttcacTTGGATCCATTTCTCAGAAAAGCATCATTAGCACAAGGCAAGAGCAGAGTCGATCCCAGAGgaaacagaagggaagaagaaggtCTGCCTGCAAAGCCCCCGTGGGTCCAGTGTCACAGGAGCTTATAGAGAGTGTGGACCTCATAATGGCCAGGGAAAGCAGTGCTCTGCTGTCAAGTGAGAGTCagagtgaaaagaaaaactgtgatGCTAACCTTGAAAAGTCATCCTCAGATGAGAGCAAGTTGTCTGGTGCTGCAGCGTTGGGGTCTGGAGAGACAGGAGTGACTGAAGCTGCACAGCCAGCGGGTCCTGATCCTCCTCAGGGAGGGAGCCAAGTGCCGGGGAAATGCCTGTTGGAGCAGGTTCAAAATCCACTTCAGAGCAGCGATGCCGTGAGACCAGGGAATAAAACTTTTGCCAGGCACGTGGGAGATCTGGAAGCCAACTCGCCTGTGTGTCAGGCTGATAAACATCCAGTGGCAAGCGTGAAGAGCCGGCGAGGAGCCGGCGGGGCGGAGCCGCTCCCTGGGATCAGCGTCCCCCTGCGCCGCTCCCTGCGCTGCTCTGCGAGACACAGCGCCCGGCAGGGCTCAGCAG AtgacagcagcagagggcacagcTGTCCCACAGGCTCAGAgggtcctgctgctctgggcctCCCTGCTGCAGACCCCGGCACTCGCCgctccctcttctccttccGCAGCCCCCAGTGGCTGGTCCCCAGGCTGGGCATCAGGGACTTCCACCTACCAAACGAGGAATTTGGAGTACTGAAACTGGAGAAATTGAAATCTTCCCCTGTGAATGACTTGGAGGATTTTGTTCCGAGTGTGTCCGGGGATGGCGTGGCTCCACAGGACACACCAAGTGCACAAATgaatccagaagaaaaaagtctcAGAAGTAACTTGATTTCACCTTCCAAAACCAGATTGCCCGAGCTCCCCTGTGTGGAAAGCCCGGCTTCCAAGAAGGACCTTTCCACCCATGAGTTGCTGTTTACTCCCATGGAGACTGTCTTAGCTGGGGCTCCCACCCAGCGTGAGTCTCAGATTTCCTCGTctgttttccctgctgtgggTGCAACCCCAGCTGTTTTACCTGCAGTGCACAGTGAGGTCTTCCCAGGCACACCTTCTGTGCCCACCTCGCAAGGGACCCTGCCTTCCTCCAGAGGAgctgcccagctcctgggggATGGGGCACACAAGGACCCTGCCATGCCACTGCTCCCGGACAGCTGTGGTTCAGGGGCTGCCACAAATGAGGAGGAACAAGGTACCATGTTTGCTTTAGCAGATGAAAGAGGTCCTGAGAATAAATCTGATCAGGCTGTGGCCTTGGGTGAGCATCAGCAGTCAGAGAGCAAAGAGCAAGGATCCTGCAGAGCTTCTCCTGAACAG AAAAATGATGGAGCAGAACAGTTGACTCCAGTGCTGCCAGATGGCCCCAAAGAAGAGAACTTGCAGCTTGTGTCGGAGCTAAAG GATTCCTCAGGTTCCTGTGCCGTGGATGTGAGCACAGTGTGGTGGGAAGCAgctggctgcagggagctgcGTGTGGTCACTGCTTCcgagagctccgtgtccctgTGGGAACCTCTGGCACCCAACCACTGGGGGAAGGTCTGCacctggcagctgggagag ATTCCTGTAATCCAGATCGTTCCTCTGCCAGACACCTGTAACCTCGTGTGTGTagcactgggagagctggagatTGGAGAAATAag GACGTTGCTTTATTCTTCTGAGACTGACTTGTTCAGGCACTCCCTAGTGAAATCTGGGAATATAAAAGCAGTTGTTGGGCTAAAGGACCAGAGGCtagtgagcagcagcaggaccctgcaggagcagcaagtGGAGATGGTGTGgctctcagggacaggagg GAGCAAGGACAGGCAGACCCTGATGCCCCCTGAAGAAACTGTTACAGCCTTTGCTGAAGTAGAAGGGATGAGAGAGGCCTTGGTGGGCACCACTGCTGCCAACAGCATCGTGGTGTG GAATCTGAAAACAGGCCAGCTCCTGAGGAAGATGCACGTTGGTTATTCCTACCCAGCTTCCATCTGCCATCGAGCATATTCCGACTCC GGCcttctgtttgttgttttaaGTCATCCACATGCCAAAGAGAGCGAGTCCTGTGGAAACCCAGCGTTCCGTGTGGTGGCCTTCAACCCCCGGACGGGCAGGAGCCGGGGGGTGATgttctcctcccccccccccagccctgcggGGAG GTACCTGGAGGGCGACGTGTGGGACACGGCGGGAGCGGCCGTGCTGACGTCGGGCGCCGTGGCCGTGTGGGACCTGCTGCGGGGCCAGTGCACGGCGGTGCTGCCCCCGGGCCCCGCGGGGCGCTGGGCACTGGCACGCTGGGCCACAGCCGGGGCCGGGCTGCTGGCCGGGCAGCACGACGGCACCGTCCGCCTGTACCGGTACCGGCAGCCACAGCCGGGAGCCGCCTGA
- the PALB2 gene encoding partner and localizer of BRCA2 isoform X1, translated as MVGAEPPRWEMVGDPPASRWGGGTPGDPVSRPVPPLALSRRWVRGPDCGPSVPPRSRDGPALPTPSTSCPLGRCCHICCPQTRTRPFPWAEPCSALTSLLPSSPGLQCSDPDCSKENASPSADRDGLPQLQTKTCSDVDMEEATSVTFKHIPEFSNDEVNTQDSSWAESVQASQENLCCGIIRPVLEEKTSQTSRGMMKLRRRTKALESREGKSVHDGHVISTDETVKSQTASAEELQSPVFRHSTLLHTEEHPERSCRPALVKGEGSSFTPDAASGAVQEVFEGSVTAGEPELSPHVVRDSSDIWQLKCPRAVTIPGSHEPCSQEGDSLLLDTRGDGEEECPSVIKQLDSESLHEDQGELCGLLNLVSENEVLPEDGNNTVTKESKSHEGDKSDGDTLNPCPADRALGSAQELLENQQLENQSRLFPPKEATAPEGTLSSCTVVEGLLFPVEYYVRTTRRMANCQRKVDLDAVILSQLGRSKKGQRSKCKQKDANSDQPSQERAKADLESGVMPFPFLGAEEDPANSSSSEKSLPVSSSSSSTSLGSISQKSIISTRQEQSRSQRKQKGRRRSACKAPVGPVSQELIESVDLIMARESSALLSSESQSEKKNCDANLEKSSSDESKLSGAAALGSGETGVTEAAQPAGPDPPQGGSQVPGKCLLEQVQNPLQSSDAVRPGNKTFARHVGDLEANSPVCQADKHPVASVKSRRGAGGAEPLPGISVPLRRSLRCSARHSARQGSADDSSRGHSCPTGSEGPAALGLPAADPGTRRSLFSFRSPQWLVPRLGIRDFHLPNEEFGVLKLEKLKSSPVNDLEDFVPSVSGDGVAPQDTPSAQMNPEEKSLRSNLISPSKTRLPELPCVESPASKKDLSTHELLFTPMETVLAGAPTQRESQISSSVFPAVGATPAVLPAVHSEVFPGTPSVPTSQGTLPSSRGAAQLLGDGAHKDPAMPLLPDSCGSGAATNEEEQGTMFALADERGPENKSDQAVALGEHQQSESKEQGSCRASPEQKNDGAEQLTPVLPDGPKEENLQLVSELKDSSGSCAVDVSTVWWEAAGCRELRVVTASESSVSLWEPLAPNHWGKVCTWQLGEIPVIQIVPLPDTCNLVCVALGELEIGEIRTLLYSSETDLFRHSLVKSGNIKAVVGLKDQRLVSSSRTLQEQQVEMVWLSGTGGSKDRQTLMPPEETVTAFAEVEGMREALVGTTAANSIVVWNLKTGQLLRKMHVGYSYPASICHRAYSDSGLLFVVLSHPHAKESESCGNPAFRVVAFNPRTGRSRGVMFSSPPPSPAGRYLEGDVWDTAGAAVLTSGAVAVWDLLRGQCTAVLPPGPAGRWALARWATAGAGLLAGQHDGTVRLYRYRQPQPGAA; from the exons ATGGTGGGAGCGGAGCCCCCCAGGTGGGAGATGGTGGGCGACCCCCCAGCTTCGCGCTGGGGCGGTGGGACGCCCGGGGACCCCGTCAGCCGCCCTGTGCCCCCCCTTGCCCTCTCCAGGCGGTGGGTCCGGGGCCCGGACTGtggcccctcagtgcccccGCGGAGCCGGGATGGACCGGCCCTGCCGACCCCCTCAACCAGCTGTCCCCTCGGCCGCTGCTGCCACATCTGCTGCCCTCAGACCCGCACACGGCCCTTCCCCTGGGCTGAGCCGTGCTCTGCACTAACATCTCTGCTTCCTTCCTCACCAGGTCTCCAGTGCTCTGATCCTGACT GTTCTAAAGAAAATGCATCTCCTAGTGCTGACAGAGATGGACTCCCTCAGTTACAGACTAAAACCTGCTCTGATGTTGACATGGAGGAGGCAACATCTGTCACATTCAAACACATTCCAGAGTTCTCCAATGATGAGGTTAACACACAGGACAGCTCATGGGCAGAAAGTGTTCAGGCCAGCCAGGAAAACCTGTGCTGTGGGATAATTAGGCCTGTCCTTGAGGAGAAAACATCCCAGACCTCCAGAGGCATGATGAAGCTGAGGAGACGGACAAAGGCTCTGGAATCAAGGGAAGGGAAATCAGTGCACGATGGGCATGTAATCAGCACTGATGAAACAGTGAAAAGTCAAACTGCCAGTGCAGAAGAGCTTCAGTCACCCGTGTTCAGGCACAGCACCCTCTTGCACACTGAGGAACATCCTGAAAGGTCATGCAGGCCAGCTCTTGTgaagggagaaggaagcagTTTCACTCCTGATGCTGCCTCAGGAGCTGTACAGGAGGTGTTCGAGGGcagtgtcactgcaggagagcCTGAGCTGTCCCCACATGTGgtcagggacagcagtgacatctgGCAGCTCAAGTGCCCAAGGGCTGTGACCATACCTGGCAGCCATGAGCCATGTTCACAGGAGGGAGACTCTCTTTTACTTGACACCAGAGGTGATGGAGAAGAAGAATGCCCCAGTGTAATAAAACAACTGGACAGTGAGAGTTTGCATGAAGATCAGGGAGAATTATGTGGGCTCCTGAATTTAGTGTCAGAAAATGAAGTATTGCCTGAGGACGGAAATAACACTGTAACCAAGGAGAGCAAAAGCCATGAAGGAGATAAAAGTGACGGGGATACCTTAAATCCCTGTCCTGCAGATCGTGCTCTGGGCAGTGCTCAAGAACTGTTGGAGAATCAACAGCTTGAAAATCAGTCAAGACTTTTTCCTCCCAAGGAGGCGACGGCTCCCGAGGGCACGCTGAGCTCTTGCACAGTGGTGGAAGGGCTGCTCTTCCCTGTCGAGTACTACGTCAGGACAACTCGCCGCATGGCCAACTGCCAGAGGAAGGTGGACCTGGATGCTGTAATCCTCAgccagctgggcaggagcaAGAAAGGTCAACGGAGTAAGTGCAAGCAGAAAGATGCAAACTCAGATCAGCCCTCCCAGGAGAGAGCTAAGGCTGATTTAGAGTCAGGGGTCATGCCGTTCCCTTTTCTTGGGGCAGAAGAGGATCCAGCAAACTCAAGTAGTTCTGAGAAATCTCTTCCTgtgtccagcagcagcagcagcacttcacTTGGATCCATTTCTCAGAAAAGCATCATTAGCACAAGGCAAGAGCAGAGTCGATCCCAGAGgaaacagaagggaagaagaaggtCTGCCTGCAAAGCCCCCGTGGGTCCAGTGTCACAGGAGCTTATAGAGAGTGTGGACCTCATAATGGCCAGGGAAAGCAGTGCTCTGCTGTCAAGTGAGAGTCagagtgaaaagaaaaactgtgatGCTAACCTTGAAAAGTCATCCTCAGATGAGAGCAAGTTGTCTGGTGCTGCAGCGTTGGGGTCTGGAGAGACAGGAGTGACTGAAGCTGCACAGCCAGCGGGTCCTGATCCTCCTCAGGGAGGGAGCCAAGTGCCGGGGAAATGCCTGTTGGAGCAGGTTCAAAATCCACTTCAGAGCAGCGATGCCGTGAGACCAGGGAATAAAACTTTTGCCAGGCACGTGGGAGATCTGGAAGCCAACTCGCCTGTGTGTCAGGCTGATAAACATCCAGTGGCAAGCGTGAAGAGCCGGCGAGGAGCCGGCGGGGCGGAGCCGCTCCCTGGGATCAGCGTCCCCCTGCGCCGCTCCCTGCGCTGCTCTGCGAGACACAGCGCCCGGCAGGGCTCAGCAG AtgacagcagcagagggcacagcTGTCCCACAGGCTCAGAgggtcctgctgctctgggcctCCCTGCTGCAGACCCCGGCACTCGCCgctccctcttctccttccGCAGCCCCCAGTGGCTGGTCCCCAGGCTGGGCATCAGGGACTTCCACCTACCAAACGAGGAATTTGGAGTACTGAAACTGGAGAAATTGAAATCTTCCCCTGTGAATGACTTGGAGGATTTTGTTCCGAGTGTGTCCGGGGATGGCGTGGCTCCACAGGACACACCAAGTGCACAAATgaatccagaagaaaaaagtctcAGAAGTAACTTGATTTCACCTTCCAAAACCAGATTGCCCGAGCTCCCCTGTGTGGAAAGCCCGGCTTCCAAGAAGGACCTTTCCACCCATGAGTTGCTGTTTACTCCCATGGAGACTGTCTTAGCTGGGGCTCCCACCCAGCGTGAGTCTCAGATTTCCTCGTctgttttccctgctgtgggTGCAACCCCAGCTGTTTTACCTGCAGTGCACAGTGAGGTCTTCCCAGGCACACCTTCTGTGCCCACCTCGCAAGGGACCCTGCCTTCCTCCAGAGGAgctgcccagctcctgggggATGGGGCACACAAGGACCCTGCCATGCCACTGCTCCCGGACAGCTGTGGTTCAGGGGCTGCCACAAATGAGGAGGAACAAGGTACCATGTTTGCTTTAGCAGATGAAAGAGGTCCTGAGAATAAATCTGATCAGGCTGTGGCCTTGGGTGAGCATCAGCAGTCAGAGAGCAAAGAGCAAGGATCCTGCAGAGCTTCTCCTGAACAG AAAAATGATGGAGCAGAACAGTTGACTCCAGTGCTGCCAGATGGCCCCAAAGAAGAGAACTTGCAGCTTGTGTCGGAGCTAAAG GATTCCTCAGGTTCCTGTGCCGTGGATGTGAGCACAGTGTGGTGGGAAGCAgctggctgcagggagctgcGTGTGGTCACTGCTTCcgagagctccgtgtccctgTGGGAACCTCTGGCACCCAACCACTGGGGGAAGGTCTGCacctggcagctgggagag ATTCCTGTAATCCAGATCGTTCCTCTGCCAGACACCTGTAACCTCGTGTGTGTagcactgggagagctggagatTGGAGAAATAag GACGTTGCTTTATTCTTCTGAGACTGACTTGTTCAGGCACTCCCTAGTGAAATCTGGGAATATAAAAGCAGTTGTTGGGCTAAAGGACCAGAGGCtagtgagcagcagcaggaccctgcaggagcagcaagtGGAGATGGTGTGgctctcagggacaggagg GAGCAAGGACAGGCAGACCCTGATGCCCCCTGAAGAAACTGTTACAGCCTTTGCTGAAGTAGAAGGGATGAGAGAGGCCTTGGTGGGCACCACTGCTGCCAACAGCATCGTGGTGTG GAATCTGAAAACAGGCCAGCTCCTGAGGAAGATGCACGTTGGTTATTCCTACCCAGCTTCCATCTGCCATCGAGCATATTCCGACTCC GGCcttctgtttgttgttttaaGTCATCCACATGCCAAAGAGAGCGAGTCCTGTGGAAACCCAGCGTTCCGTGTGGTGGCCTTCAACCCCCGGACGGGCAGGAGCCGGGGGGTGATgttctcctcccccccccccagccctgcggGGAG GTACCTGGAGGGCGACGTGTGGGACACGGCGGGAGCGGCCGTGCTGACGTCGGGCGCCGTGGCCGTGTGGGACCTGCTGCGGGGCCAGTGCACGGCGGTGCTGCCCCCGGGCCCCGCGGGGCGCTGGGCACTGGCACGCTGGGCCACAGCCGGGGCCGGGCTGCTGGCCGGGCAGCACGACGGCACCGTCCGCCTGTACCGGTACCGGCAGCCACAGCCGGGAGCCGCCTGA